A genomic stretch from Oreochromis niloticus isolate F11D_XX linkage group LG11, O_niloticus_UMD_NMBU, whole genome shotgun sequence includes:
- the mex3a gene encoding RNA-binding protein MEX3A gives MVQREGGSFCLGEEGKLCKPDWVEQRIAQPHLCADGLVSRLPGARRETTVPRVWRIEREGAGLWEGLAQRGESRGGGGEEEEAARVLFLQSLSPVFVSHTLLLAMPSLLVLAGIMEKNGGYGRDLAGSGFGSEGLLVPPDEEEDDSRALRVALGQLSLLGLGEGEDGGGAPTTGVQDRSNNNNNHHNHTNSVGGGGDTAILQGKSKLCALYESSSSETKGRGCNITECVPVPSSEHVAEIVGRQGCKIKALRAKTNTYIKTPVRGEEPVFLITGRKEDVALARREIISAAEHFSMLRASRNKLGVSFSGSPPTPLPGQTTIQVRVPYRVVGLVVGPKGSTIKRIQQQTCTYIVTPSRDRDPVFEITGSPSNAERAREEIEAHIAFRTGGLHDHNNENDCLGPNGGSSPAGSSGGLESRLQQVWGLQGGQRKPLTSSYRQNFSDAMVGGGGGGGSEGGGIYNKGNFSSSGEKPCSYFGSDGTQSWGDPDYPKQVAFYAQQRSKSFGGLPLPLTRLSPGLPEPCGGGTTNNSSVTSIVPVSGSPHAQARRAHSEPTSAGEGFPGRLPVPDSPPATVRDCMTCFESKVTAALVPCGHNLFCMECAIRICELNHPECPVCHTQVTQAIRIFS, from the exons ATGGTACAACGGGAGGGCGGCTCGTTTTGTCTCGGCGAGGAGGGGAAGCTGTGTAAACCAGACTGGGTGGAGCAACGCATCGCCCAGCCCCATCTGTGTGCAGACGGCCTTGTGTCCCGTTTGCCCGGAGCTCGGAGAGAGACTACTGTACCGAGAGTCTGGCGGATAGAGAGAGAGGGGGCCGGTCTATGGGAGGGGCTAGCGCAAAGGGGGGAATCGAGAGGAGGAGGgggcgaggaggaggaggcggcacGGGTGCTGTTTCTCCAGTCTCTTTCCCCTGTCTTtgtctcacacactcttttgttaGCCATGCCTAGCCTGCTGGTTCTAGCAGGGATCATGGAGAAAAATGGGGGCTACGGCAGGGATCTGGCCGGCTCCGGCTTCGGAAGCGAGGGTCTCCTTGTGCCGCCCGACGAGGAGGAAGACGACTCCCGTGCCCTCAGGGTCGCGCTGGGCCAGCTGTCTCTGCTGGGGCTCGGGGAAGGCGAGGACGGCGGCGGAGCCCCAACAACAGGAGTACAGGACCGgagcaacaataacaacaaccaCCACAACCACACGAACAGCGTCGGCGGCGGCGGGGACACGGCGATTCTGCAAGGCAAGAGCAAGTTGTGCGCCCTGTACGAGAGCTCCTCAAGTGAGACGAAAGGACGAGGCTGCAACATAACAGAATGCGTCCCAGTGCCCAGCTCTGAACATGTGGCCGAGATAGTGGGGAGACAAG GTTGCAAGATCAAAGCCTTGCGGGCCAAGACCAACACCTACATCAAAACCCCCGTCAGAGGAGAGGAACCTGTGTTCTTAATCACTGGCCGCAAGGAGGACGTTGCACTGGCCCGTCGTGAAATCATCTCTGCTGCAGAGCACTTCTCCATGCTGCGGGCGTCCCGCAACAAGCTGGGAGTGTCCTTTAGCGGCTCCCCGCCCACACCTTTGCCAGGTCAGACCACCATTCAGGTGAGAGTGCCATACCGTGTTGTCGGGCTGGTGGTGGGGCCTAAAGGCTCCACTATAAAACGCATCCAGCAGCAGACCTGCACTTACATTGTCACCCCGAGTCGGGACCGCGACCCGGTCTTTGAGATCACAGGCTCCCCGAGTAACGCCGAGCGGGCCCGCGAGGAGATCGAAGCACATATCGCCTTTCGAACGGGAGGCCTGCACGACCACAACAACGAGAATGACTGTCTGGGCCCGAATGGGGGGAGCAGTCCGGCGGGCAGCAGCGGTGGTCTGGAGAGCCGGCTACAGCAGGTGTGGGGGCTGCAGGGGGGCCAGCGCAAGCCTCTCACCAGCAGCTACCGCCAAAACTTCTCAGATGCCATGgttggaggaggagggggaggaggtaGCGAGGGAGGGGGGATCTACAACAAAGGCAACTTCTCCAGCTCTGGAGAGAAGCCCTGCTCTTATTTTGGATCTGACGGTACCCAGAGCTGGGGTGACCCCGACTACCCCAAACAGGTGGCCTTCTACGCCCAGCAGCGCTCCAAAAGCTTCGGAGGCCTCCCGCTGCCCCTAACCAGACTCTCCCCTGGCTTACCCGAGCCCTGTGGAGGCGGAACCACCAACAACTCTTCAGTCACCAGCATTGTGCCCGTATCCGGCTCACCTCACGCCCAGGCCCGCCGCGCCCACAGCGAGCCCACCTCAGCCGGCGAGGGCTTCCCAGGCCGTCTGCCAGTGCCGGACTCGCCGCCGGCCACTGTGCGGGACTGCATGACCTGCTTTGAGAGCAAAGTGACGGCTGCCTTGGTGCCCTGTGGCCACAACCTCTTCTGCATGGAGTGTGCCATCCGAATCTGTGAGCTCAACCACCCGGAGTGCCCAGTGTGCCACACCCAGGTCACACAGGCCATCCGGATATTCTCTTAA